In Nonomuraea muscovyensis, the following proteins share a genomic window:
- a CDS encoding penicillin acylase family protein translates to MEIIVDRWGVPHIYAQNEPDLFLAQGFNAARDRLFQLDLWRRRGLGMLSEVFGPAYVERDRAARLLLYRGDMEREWASYGPAARQAATSFTAGLNAYVAWLERHPEALPPEFARLGYAPSRWRPEDVVRVRSHGLAMNVTSEVLRAQVVCKAGIQADRLLWRLEPAHRTRVPLGLDPCAIPADVLRVYQLGTQGVRLEGSTLVSEPRPPGEGSNAWAVSPRRTATGRPVLAADPHRSLTAPSLRYVAHLSAPGLDVIGAGEPMQPGVSLGHNGTAAFGLTIFGMDQEDLYVYRTKGDSYLYKGAWEPFRKVTERVPVPGGGQDVELAFTRHGPVIATDEARGLAYALRTAWLEPGTAPYFGSLRYLKARNFGEFAEVMRSWGGPPENQVYADANGHVGWVPGGLAPRRTGYDGLLPVPGDGRYEWAGFRDGQDLPRLLDPPEGFVASANEYNLPPGQRVGYEWDQPYRRQRIAEVLAADRRATVAGSARLQNDVLSTPARSLVALIRDLTPSEPAAARALGVLRDFDGVCAVDSGPAALFEVWLSRHLGPGFLRAMGLPPEATRFDMRILLDELRRGGHEDLLTRTLAAAYDDVAARLGADPAAWRWGDLQRTVFASPTGADVGPFARGGSSYTVNASVYHPGDFRQLLGASFRMVLDVGAWDKSIAINAPGQSGDERSPHYRDLAASWQRGEYFPLLYGKAAVEAAAAQRIALSPASG, encoded by the coding sequence GTGGAAATCATCGTGGACCGGTGGGGCGTTCCGCACATTTACGCGCAGAACGAGCCCGACCTTTTCCTGGCACAGGGTTTCAACGCCGCCAGGGACCGGCTGTTCCAGCTCGACCTGTGGCGGCGGCGCGGTCTCGGCATGCTGTCGGAGGTGTTCGGCCCCGCCTACGTCGAGCGCGACCGGGCCGCCCGCCTGCTGCTCTACCGGGGCGACATGGAACGCGAGTGGGCGAGCTACGGCCCCGCCGCCCGGCAGGCCGCGACCAGCTTCACCGCGGGCCTCAACGCCTACGTCGCCTGGCTGGAGCGCCACCCCGAGGCGCTGCCGCCCGAGTTCGCCCGCCTCGGCTACGCCCCCTCCCGCTGGCGGCCGGAGGACGTGGTGCGCGTCCGCAGCCACGGCCTGGCGATGAACGTGACCAGCGAGGTCCTGCGCGCCCAGGTCGTCTGCAAGGCGGGCATCCAGGCCGACCGGCTGCTGTGGCGGCTCGAACCCGCCCATCGGACCCGGGTGCCGCTCGGGCTCGACCCGTGCGCGATCCCCGCCGACGTGCTGCGCGTGTACCAGCTCGGCACCCAGGGCGTCCGGCTGGAGGGCTCCACGCTGGTGAGCGAGCCGCGGCCGCCCGGCGAGGGCAGCAACGCGTGGGCGGTGTCACCGCGGCGCACCGCGACGGGCCGGCCGGTGCTGGCCGCCGACCCGCACCGGTCGCTGACCGCGCCGTCGCTGCGTTACGTGGCGCACCTGTCGGCGCCCGGCCTGGACGTCATCGGCGCGGGCGAGCCGATGCAGCCGGGCGTCTCCCTGGGGCACAACGGCACGGCCGCGTTCGGCTTGACGATCTTCGGGATGGACCAGGAGGACCTGTACGTCTACCGGACCAAGGGCGACTCCTACCTCTACAAGGGCGCCTGGGAGCCGTTCCGGAAGGTCACCGAGCGGGTGCCGGTGCCCGGCGGCGGCCAGGACGTGGAGCTGGCCTTCACCAGGCACGGCCCGGTCATCGCCACCGACGAGGCGCGCGGCCTGGCCTACGCGCTGCGCACCGCCTGGCTCGAACCCGGCACCGCGCCGTACTTCGGCTCGCTGCGCTACCTGAAGGCGCGGAACTTCGGGGAGTTCGCCGAGGTCATGCGCTCCTGGGGCGGGCCGCCGGAGAACCAGGTGTACGCCGACGCGAACGGCCACGTGGGCTGGGTGCCCGGCGGCCTGGCGCCCCGGCGCACGGGGTACGACGGCCTGCTCCCCGTGCCGGGGGACGGCCGCTACGAGTGGGCCGGCTTCCGTGACGGCCAGGACCTGCCCCGCCTGCTCGACCCGCCCGAGGGCTTCGTCGCCTCGGCCAACGAGTACAACCTCCCGCCGGGCCAGCGCGTCGGCTACGAATGGGACCAGCCGTACCGCAGGCAGCGGATCGCCGAGGTGCTGGCGGCGGACCGGCGGGCTACCGTGGCCGGCTCGGCCCGGCTGCAGAACGACGTGCTGTCCACGCCCGCCCGCTCGCTCGTCGCCCTGATCAGGGACCTGACCCCGTCCGAGCCGGCGGCGGCGCGGGCGCTCGGCGTGCTCAGGGACTTCGACGGGGTGTGCGCGGTGGACTCGGGCCCCGCCGCGCTCTTCGAGGTGTGGCTCAGCAGGCACCTGGGGCCGGGGTTCCTGCGCGCGATGGGGCTGCCGCCGGAGGCGACCCGCTTCGACATGCGGATCCTCCTGGACGAACTGCGCCGCGGCGGCCACGAGGACCTGCTGACGCGCACCCTGGCCGCGGCCTACGACGACGTGGCCGCGCGGCTGGGCGCCGATCCCGCCGCCTGGCGGTGGGGCGACCTGCAGCGCACCGTGTTCGCCTCCCCCACCGGGGCGGATGTCGGGCCGTTCGCGCGGGGCGGCTCGTCGTACACCGTGAACGCCTCCGTCTATCACCCCGGTGACTTCCGGCAACTTCTCGGCGCCTCTTTCAGAATGGTGCTCGACGTGGGCGCCTGGGACAAATCCATCGCCATCAACGCGCCCGGTCAGTCCGGTGACGAGAGAAGCCCGCATTATCGCGACCTGGCCGCCTCCTGGCAGCGGGGCGAATATTTCCCGCTGCTTTACGGCAAGGCCGCGGTGGAGGCCGCCGCAGCCCAGCGGATAGCGCTGTCCCCGGCCTCGGGATAG
- a CDS encoding acyl-CoA carboxylase subunit beta: protein MTALTVIAENSRLDGRAPAVRLARLFDRGSVTLMAESDACGVATARGRVGDRDVIAFCTDPAVMGGALGWPGCERIVTAIDTAVREDVPVIGLWHSGGARLADGVESMDGVGRVFAAITRASGRVPQISVILGPAAGAAAYGPALTDVVVMTQAGRMFVTGPDVVRKVTGEDIDMEALGGPATHGDKSGVAHVVTQTEDAAYAAARLLAGLLGGPSRFDPRTAGECDGLRALLPDSPRRAYDVRPLVRGVLDAGHPFVELQPRWAPNMVIGLGRLTGGAVGVVANNPLRKGGCLDSLSAEKASRFVRMCDALGVPLIVLVDVPGYLPGVRQEWEGVIRRGAKLLHAFAEAVVPRVTLVTRKAYGGAYIAMNSRSLGATRVLAWPGTSIAVMSAEAAAGVLHRKELARAPEAERAALQQRLAADLEREAGGVDRARALGVVDEVIDFPETRRKLAEALATALPRRGRHANIPL from the coding sequence ATGACGGCGTTGACGGTCATTGCAGAAAATTCCCGGCTGGATGGCCGCGCACCCGCCGTCCGCCTCGCCCGGTTGTTCGACCGCGGCTCCGTGACCCTGATGGCCGAGAGCGACGCCTGCGGCGTCGCCACGGCGCGGGGCAGGGTGGGCGACCGGGACGTGATCGCCTTCTGCACCGATCCCGCCGTCATGGGCGGCGCCCTGGGCTGGCCGGGGTGCGAGAGGATCGTCACGGCCATCGACACGGCCGTCCGGGAGGACGTCCCGGTGATCGGGCTGTGGCACTCCGGCGGCGCGCGGCTGGCCGACGGGGTGGAGTCGATGGACGGCGTGGGCCGGGTGTTCGCCGCGATCACGCGGGCCTCCGGCCGGGTGCCGCAGATCTCCGTCATCCTCGGCCCGGCCGCCGGAGCCGCCGCGTACGGTCCCGCGCTCACCGACGTGGTGGTGATGACGCAGGCCGGGCGGATGTTCGTGACCGGTCCCGACGTGGTCCGCAAGGTCACCGGCGAGGACATCGACATGGAGGCGCTGGGCGGCCCCGCCACGCACGGCGACAAGTCCGGCGTCGCCCACGTGGTGACCCAGACCGAGGACGCGGCCTACGCCGCGGCCCGCCTGCTCGCCGGCCTGCTCGGCGGCCCGTCGCGGTTCGACCCGCGCACGGCGGGCGAGTGCGACGGGCTGCGCGCACTGCTGCCCGACAGCCCGCGCCGCGCCTACGACGTGCGGCCGCTGGTCCGGGGCGTCCTCGACGCCGGCCACCCGTTCGTGGAACTGCAGCCGCGGTGGGCGCCCAACATGGTGATCGGGCTCGGCCGGCTCACCGGTGGCGCGGTCGGGGTGGTGGCCAACAACCCGCTGCGCAAGGGCGGCTGTCTCGACTCGCTGAGCGCCGAGAAGGCATCCCGCTTCGTCAGGATGTGCGACGCGCTCGGCGTACCCCTGATCGTCCTGGTCGACGTGCCCGGATACCTGCCCGGTGTCAGGCAGGAGTGGGAGGGCGTGATCAGGCGCGGCGCGAAGCTGCTGCACGCCTTCGCCGAGGCCGTGGTGCCTCGGGTGACGCTCGTGACGCGCAAGGCGTACGGCGGCGCCTACATCGCCATGAACTCACGCTCGCTCGGCGCCACCCGCGTCCTCGCCTGGCCCGGCACCAGCATCGCGGTGATGAGCGCCGAGGCGGCGGCCGGTGTCCTGCACCGCAAGGAGCTCGCCCGGGCGCCGGAGGCCGAACGGGCGGCCCTCCAGCAGCGGCTGGCCGCCGACCTCGAACGTGAGGCGGGCGGTGTGGACAGGGCGCGAGCCCTGGGCGTCGTGGACGAGGTGATCGACTTCCCGGAGACCCGGCGCAAGCTCGCCGAGGCCCTGGCCACGGCCCTTCCCCGGCGGGGCCGGCACGCCAACATCCCGCTGTGA